A genomic region of Cannabis sativa cultivar Pink pepper isolate KNU-18-1 chromosome 1, ASM2916894v1, whole genome shotgun sequence contains the following coding sequences:
- the LOC115701986 gene encoding uncharacterized protein LOC115701986 yields MALTMKQFSLIVGFSGVLSFIFGVVAEYRKPASGTPIPEIGVDMCKYPSDWATVALGYLSIAFLIVSTIFGIWSLFYPYKGKSIPKGKLLRSSTTFMVFFNTGLFTAGIGAALLLWPTLTEQFHHSNSDCPTAKTGLLGGGAFVSLDSTFFWLVTLMLAKNARRDYFEQELENDEHLHLTV; encoded by the exons ATGGCCTTAACTATGAAGCAATTTTCGTTGATAGTGGGCTTTTCTGGTGTGTTGTCATTCATTTTTGGAGTTGTTGCTGAATACAGAAAG CCTGCTTCAGGCACCCCAATCCCAGAAATAGGTGTTGATATGTGCAAATACCCATCTGATTGGGCAACAGTGGCTTTGGGGTATCTATCCATAGCATTCCTCATAGTATCAACAATATTTGGGATTTGGTCATTGTTTTATCCATACAAAGGAAAGTCCATTCCAAAAGGTAAATTGTTGAGGAGCAGTACTACCTTTATGGTTTTCTTCAACACTGGTTTGTTCACAGCAGGAATAGGTGCAGCCCTGTTGTTGTGGCCTACACTCACAGAGCAATTCCACCACAGCAACTCAGATTGTCCTACTGCCAAAACTGGTCTGCTCGGTGGTGGTGCTTTTGTGTCTCTTGATTCAACATTTTTCTGGCTCGTTACATTGATGTTAGCTAAAAATGCTCGTCGGGATTACTTTGAGCAGGAGCTAGAAAATGATGAACACCTACATCTCACCGTGTGA